The Aggregicoccus sp. 17bor-14 genome contains the following window.
GGGTGAGCGCGCGCGAGCTGCTCGAGCACCTGGCCGTGCTCAAGGGGCTCACCGACCGCAAGGCGCGCCGCGAGCAGGTGGACGCGCTGCTGCAGCAGACCAACCTGTACGCGCAGCGCAAGCAGGCGGTGAGCAGCTTCTCGGGCGGCATGCGCCAGCGCTTCGGCATCGCGCAGGCGCTGCTGGGCAGCCCGCGCCTCGTCATCGCGGACGAGCCCACCGCAGGGCTGGACCCCGAGGAGCGCAACCGCTTCCACAACCTGCTCGGGGAGATCAGCGAGAGCGTGGTGGTCATCCTCTCCACGCACATCGTGGAGGACGTGCGCCAGCTGTGCCCGCGCATGGCCATCCTCGCGGGCGGCCAGGTGCTGCGCGAGGGCGCGCCCGAGGAGCTGGTGCGCGAGCTGGAGGGGCGCGTGTGGCGCAAGACGGTGGGCAAGGGCACGCTCGAGGCGTACCGCAGCGCACTCCCCGTGCTCAGCACGCAGCGGGCCGCGGGCCGCACGCAGGTGCACGTGCTCGCGGACGCGCCGCCGGAGGAGGGCTTCGAGCCCGCGCGGCCCGACCTCGAGGACGCCTACTTCTCGGCGCTGCTCTCGCGGCGGGCGGCGTGATGCGCGAGCTGCTCGGGTTCGAGTGGCGCTACCACACGCGCCGCGTCAGCTTCCTCGCCGCATCCCTGCTCTTCCTCGGCGCGGGGCTGGTGCTGCCCAGGACGGGCTACGGGCCGGACAAGGTCCTGCTCAACGCGCCCACCGTCATCATGCAGTCGGTGGG
Protein-coding sequences here:
- a CDS encoding ABC transporter ATP-binding protein translates to MLRITGLSKTYPHGVQALKGVNLSIGRGLFGLLGPNGAGKSTLMQTLATLQTPDEGRVTFDGLDILKDPQAHRRHLGYLPQDFGVYPGVSARELLEHLAVLKGLTDRKARREQVDALLQQTNLYAQRKQAVSSFSGGMRQRFGIAQALLGSPRLVIADEPTAGLDPEERNRFHNLLGEISESVVVILSTHIVEDVRQLCPRMAILAGGQVLREGAPEELVRELEGRVWRKTVGKGTLEAYRSALPVLSTQRAAGRTQVHVLADAPPEEGFEPARPDLEDAYFSALLSRRAA